A section of the Streptomyces xinghaiensis S187 genome encodes:
- a CDS encoding iron chelate uptake ABC transporter family permease subunit, with amino-acid sequence MSVTEPSPATRSTTPAPPPRPPAGRPAGARWALRAAGLAGALVLLLALTVLSLGFGARPLTAAEVWHGLLDSDSAAYHVVHGMRLPRTLLGLLVGVALGLAGGVMQALTRNPLADPGLLGINAGASAAVVTAITFLGVTAFTGYVWFALAGAAVVSALVYTVGGGRGATPARLALAGAALNAALYSYVNAAMILNTVSLDRMRFWTVGSLASAQTDTVMKVLPFIASGVLVSLALARPLNALALGDDQARALGARPARVRVASIVAVTLLCGAATAAAGPIVFVGLMVPHLVRALTGPDLRWMLPYCAVLAPVLLLGADVLGRLLGRPGELQVGIVTAVLGGPLFLYVLRRRKVAGA; translated from the coding sequence GTGTCAGTCACCGAGCCGTCCCCGGCGACGCGGAGCACCACCCCGGCTCCGCCGCCCCGTCCGCCGGCCGGCCGGCCCGCCGGTGCCCGATGGGCCCTGCGCGCCGCGGGGTTGGCGGGCGCGCTCGTCCTGCTGCTGGCCCTGACGGTGCTCAGCCTCGGCTTCGGCGCCCGGCCGCTCACGGCGGCCGAGGTGTGGCACGGCCTGCTCGACAGCGACTCCGCGGCCTACCACGTGGTGCACGGGATGCGGCTGCCGCGCACCCTCCTCGGCCTGCTCGTCGGCGTCGCCCTGGGCCTGGCCGGCGGGGTGATGCAGGCCCTCACCCGCAACCCGCTGGCCGACCCCGGGCTGCTGGGCATCAACGCGGGCGCCTCCGCCGCCGTGGTCACCGCCATCACCTTCCTCGGGGTGACGGCCTTCACCGGCTATGTGTGGTTCGCGCTGGCGGGCGCCGCCGTCGTCTCCGCCCTCGTCTACACGGTCGGCGGCGGACGGGGAGCGACCCCGGCGCGGCTGGCGCTGGCCGGGGCCGCGCTCAACGCCGCGCTCTACTCGTACGTCAACGCCGCGATGATCCTCAACACCGTGTCGCTCGACCGGATGCGGTTCTGGACCGTCGGCTCCCTCGCCTCCGCCCAGACGGACACGGTGATGAAGGTACTGCCGTTCATCGCCTCCGGGGTGCTGGTGTCGCTGGCGCTGGCCCGGCCGCTGAACGCCCTGGCGCTCGGCGACGACCAGGCACGCGCGCTCGGCGCCCGGCCCGCCCGGGTGCGCGTCGCCTCCATCGTCGCCGTCACCCTGCTGTGCGGGGCGGCCACCGCCGCCGCGGGGCCGATCGTCTTCGTCGGGCTCATGGTCCCCCACCTGGTGCGGGCGCTGACGGGCCCGGACCTGCGCTGGATGCTGCCCTACTGCGCCGTGCTCGCCCCGGTGCTGCTGCTCGGCGCCGACGTGCTCGGCCGGCTCCTCGGGCGGCCCGGCGAACTCCAGGTCGGCATCGTCACGGCGGTGCTCGGCGGACCCCTCTTCCTGTACGTTCTGCGGCGCCGGAAGGTGGCGGGAGCATGA